The Arachis hypogaea cultivar Tifrunner chromosome 19, arahy.Tifrunner.gnm2.J5K5, whole genome shotgun sequence genome has a window encoding:
- the LOC112775073 gene encoding serine/threonine-protein phosphatase 7 long form homolog, translating into MGKKLKIKDVDRSELHIIHYLSDPDYKSRMLTCNHPLPPDRYNERVEDHLRITGFYHASQIGIVQCQKALVNALIERWHPETHTFHLPIGECAVTLEDVAMILGLPTDGLPVTGMTMSSYEALEAECLLQFGVAPRMSDCRSSCIKLTWLRDLKENLQLIDDISIQRYVRCHIMLLIGTILFGDKSGAGVHWKFLPLLRDFGSIGQYSWGAACLAHLYRALCRASRFNCKEIDGPLTLLLCWAWIRMPYLSPLPREPRSFPLANRWRNWERGDRRFRYLKLAHFRKSFDELQEGHFVWVAYAVDRVDPNIIPPEIYMQSVVWSATVPLVSFECVEWHATDRFRRHFGLVQGLPSQERNLEKAHGETLKGPKNLNWATEASHSKWVMHWSNRYNYILSELPMPSHDLLDRYMHWYRSKYGNHLNMSNLVGQDNDEGDQDMEEGDQDLDEDNQDTDEGSQDMDADNEVEEPHSPHILPPTPIPEEQPQSSSHYVPQTQFPPSVPISQQYWGTSQFETGEGGSFSQLLGLMSADPGLPQYGQQPDFMAGRYSLDARYPGHTSSVASGGFVSVDSSRSNDGRGAFFSQNPNRVSMGLIEEDANTPERETDAYLVDDPDDEEDHDDDEIEEFDEDEESRNDGHARTPDETSKGYNLRIDPPRRSASRYTPSVFKKAAKKCKNLVKDVKWAMRK; encoded by the exons atggggaaaaaattaaaaattaaagatgtTGATCGATCTGAGCTTCATATTATTCACTATCTCAGTGATCCTGATTAT AAATCAAGAATGTTGACATGTAACCATCCACTTCCTCCGGATCGGTACAACGAAAGGGTGGAGGATCATCTGCGAATTACCGGGTTCTATCATGCATCTCAGATTGGGATAGTGCAGTGTCAGAAAGCATTGGTAAATGCTCTAATTGAACGTTGGCACCCAGAGACACATACGTTCCACCTTCCCATTGGTGAATGTGCTGTGACACTTGAAGATGTAGCTATGATTCTTGGTCTTCCCACAGATGGTCTTCCGGTCACAGGGATGACAATGAGCAGTTATGAAGCGTTGGAGGCGGAGTGTTTGCTTCAATTTGGAGTTGCACCGCGTATGTCTGACTGTAGATCTAGTTGCATAAAACTTACCTGGCTGCgtgatttaaaagaaaatttacagTTGATTGATGATATCAGTATACAGAGGTATGTGAGGTGCCATATTATGTTGTTGATCGGGACGATCTTGTTTGGGGATAAGTCTGGGGCAGGAGTGCATTGGAAATTTCTACCCTTGCTACGTGATTTTGGTAGTATTGGTCAGTATAGTTGGGGAGCGGCATGCCTGGCACATCTCTACAGGGCATTATGCCGTGCATCCCGTTTTAACTGCAAGGAAATAGATGGTCCACTAACACTTCTACTCTGTTGGGCTTGGATCAGGATGCCATACCTATCGCCGCTACCTAGGGAACCTCGAAGTTTTCCACTAGCAAACAG GTGGCGGAACTGGGAGCGTGGTGACCGACGATTTAGATACTTGAAGTTAGCTCACTTTAGGAAGTCATTTGATGAACTTCAGGAAGGACAT TTTGTTTGGGTTGCTTATGCTGTGGATCGGGTGGATCCGAACATCATTCCTCCTGAAATCTACATGCAGTCGGTGGTTTGGAGTGCTACAGTTCCGTTGGTATCATTTGAATGTGTCGAGTGGCATGCTACCGATAGATTTAGGCGACATTTTGGTTTGGTTCAGGGACTACCTAGTCAGGAGCGGAATCTAGAGAAGGCGCATGGAGAAACCCTGAAGGGGCCCAAGAATCTTAATTGGGCCACGGAAGCGAGTCATTCAAAATGGGTGATGCATTGGTCAAACAGGTATAACTACATTCTATCTGAGCTTCCGATGCCTTCACATGATCTACTAGATAGATACATGCATTGGTACCGATCAAAATATGGGAACCACTTGAACATGTCAAATCTTGTGGGTCAAGATAATGATGAAGGTGATCAGGATATGGAGGAAGGTGATCAGGATTTGGATGAGGATAATCAGGATACCGATGAGGGTAGTCAGGATATGGATGCTGACAATGAAGTAGAAGAGCCACATTCGCCGCATATATTACCTCCAACACCGATTCCAGAAGAACAACCTCAGTCCTCAAGCCATTATGTACCTCAGACACAGTTCCCCCCATCAGTTCCAATCAGTCAACAATATTGGGGTACCTCACAATTTGAAACAGGAGAAGGAGGTTCCTTTAGCCAGTTGCTTGGGTTGATGTCTGCAGATCCTGGACTACCACAGTATGGCCAACAGCCTGACTTCATGGCTGGTAGGTATTCATTGGATGCTAGGTATCCGGGCCATACATCATCGGTTGCTTCTGGGGGGTTTGTGTCGGTTGACTCTAGTAGGAGTAATGACGGACGCGGAGCTTTTTTTAGTCAGAATCCTAACCGTGTATCCATGGGACTCATTGAAGAAGATGCTAACACACCCGAGAGGGAGACAGATGCGTATCTAGTAGATGACCCGGATGACGAGGAGGATCATGATGACGATGAAATAGAGGAGTTTGACGAGGATGAAGAATCTCGTAATGATG GTCATGCACGCACTCCGGATGAAACCTCCAAAGGTTATAATCTGAGGATTGATCCACCACGTCGCAGTGCTAGTCGCTACACTCCATCTGTCTTCAAAAAGGCGGCCAAGAAATGCAAGAATTTAGTCAAGGATGTGAAGTGGGCCATGAGAAAGTAG